One genomic region from Jilunia laotingensis encodes:
- a CDS encoding 3-keto-disaccharide hydrolase, protein MKKVFYPLACCMIAGVITSCGSSPKSNSAQEEPSADMVALAYSSTLKGAETDSLNLPVDEDGYITIFDGKTFNGWRGYGKDRVPSKWTIEDGCIKFNGSGGGEAQDGDGGDIIFAHKFKNFELELEWKISKGGNSGIFYLAQEVTSDKDGNQVLEPIYISAPEFQVLDNANHPDAKLGKDNNRQAASLYDMIPAVPQNAKPFGEWNKAKIMVYKGTVVHGQNDENVLEYHLWTPKWTEMLQASKFSEKNWPLAFQLLNNCGGDNREGFIGMQDHGDDVWFRNIRVKVLD, encoded by the coding sequence ATGAAAAAAGTATTTTATCCTTTAGCATGTTGCATGATCGCTGGAGTAATTACTTCCTGCGGTTCATCTCCCAAATCGAATAGTGCGCAAGAAGAGCCATCAGCGGATATGGTTGCACTGGCTTATTCTAGTACATTGAAAGGTGCCGAAACCGACAGCTTGAACTTGCCGGTAGATGAGGATGGCTATATTACCATTTTCGATGGAAAAACTTTCAACGGATGGCGCGGATACGGTAAAGACAGAGTGCCTTCCAAATGGACGATTGAGGACGGATGCATCAAATTCAACGGTTCTGGTGGCGGTGAAGCTCAGGATGGCGATGGAGGTGATATCATCTTTGCACATAAATTTAAAAACTTTGAATTGGAACTGGAATGGAAAATATCAAAAGGTGGTAATTCCGGTATTTTCTATCTGGCACAGGAGGTAACTTCGGATAAAGATGGAAACCAAGTTTTGGAACCTATTTATATTTCTGCACCAGAATTCCAAGTTTTGGATAATGCCAATCATCCCGATGCCAAATTGGGCAAGGACAATAATCGTCAGGCAGCCTCTTTATACGATATGATTCCGGCTGTTCCGCAAAACGCTAAACCGTTCGGTGAATGGAACAAGGCAAAGATTATGGTTTATAAAGGAACTGTCGTTCACGGACAAAATGATGAAAACGTCCTTGAATACCATTTGTGGACTCCCAAGTGGACAGAGATGCTCCAAGCTAGTAAGTTCAGTGAGAAGAATTGGCCGTTGGCATTCCAATTGCTGAATAATTGTGGGGGTGATAATAGAGAAGGATTTATCGGAATGCAGGATCATGGTGATGATGTTTGGTTCCGTAATATCCGTGTCAAAGTTCTGGATTAG
- a CDS encoding Gfo/Idh/MocA family oxidoreductase — MTKISRRQFLKTGTAALAGITIAPSSILGMSHGHVSPTDKLNIAAVGIGGMGHTNINNVKGTENIVALCDVDWRYAKGVFDEFPNAKKYWDYRKMYDEMGKSIDGVIIATADHTHAIITADAMTMGKHVYCQKPLTHSVYESRLLTNLAASTGVATQMGNQGSSDEGTDLVCEWIWNGEIGEVTKVECATDRPIWPQGLNAPEKADRIPSTLNWDLFTGPAKLNPYNDVYHPWNWRGWWDYGTGALGDMACHILHQPFRALKLGYPTKVEGSSTLLLSACAPQAQHVKMIFPSRDNLPKVGMPEVEIHWYDGGMMPERPKGFPEGKPLMGPGGGLTIFHGTKDTLICGCYGQQPFLLSGRVPNAPKVCRRVPNAMGGGHEMDWVRACKEDRSSRIMTKSDFSEAGPMNEMVVMGVLAIRLQGLNKTLEWDGANMRFTNIGDTETIRTVVKDGFKIHNGHPTFDKTWTEPVNAQQFAAELVKHNYRDGWNLPDMPR; from the coding sequence ATGACAAAGATTTCTAGAAGACAATTTCTGAAAACCGGAACTGCTGCTTTGGCCGGAATTACTATTGCTCCGAGTTCTATTTTGGGTATGAGCCACGGACATGTTTCCCCAACTGACAAGCTCAACATTGCAGCTGTGGGAATTGGTGGTATGGGGCATACCAATATCAATAACGTGAAGGGCACTGAAAACATTGTAGCCCTCTGTGATGTGGATTGGAGGTATGCTAAAGGTGTATTCGACGAATTTCCAAATGCAAAGAAGTATTGGGATTACCGCAAGATGTACGATGAGATGGGTAAATCTATCGATGGTGTAATCATTGCAACAGCCGACCACACTCATGCTATCATTACAGCGGATGCTATGACAATGGGCAAGCATGTATATTGCCAGAAACCGTTGACTCATTCTGTTTATGAATCCCGTCTGTTAACTAATCTGGCTGCTTCTACCGGAGTAGCTACCCAAATGGGTAATCAGGGATCATCTGACGAAGGTACTGATTTAGTTTGTGAATGGATATGGAATGGTGAAATCGGTGAAGTAACTAAGGTGGAATGTGCTACTGACCGTCCTATCTGGCCGCAAGGATTAAACGCACCTGAAAAAGCCGACCGTATTCCGAGTACTTTAAACTGGGATCTTTTTACAGGACCTGCTAAATTAAATCCGTATAATGATGTATACCATCCTTGGAACTGGCGTGGATGGTGGGATTATGGAACAGGTGCATTGGGCGATATGGCTTGTCATATTCTGCATCAACCGTTCCGTGCTTTGAAACTAGGTTATCCTACAAAAGTGGAAGGTTCTTCTACTCTGTTACTAAGTGCCTGCGCTCCGCAAGCTCAACACGTGAAGATGATTTTCCCCTCTCGTGACAATTTGCCGAAGGTTGGAATGCCGGAAGTTGAAATTCATTGGTATGATGGCGGCATGATGCCCGAACGTCCGAAAGGTTTCCCGGAAGGCAAACCATTGATGGGACCTGGTGGTGGTTTAACCATTTTCCACGGAACCAAAGACACATTGATTTGTGGCTGTTATGGTCAACAGCCCTTCTTATTATCAGGTCGTGTTCCTAATGCTCCTAAAGTTTGCCGTCGTGTTCCTAACGCAATGGGTGGCGGTCATGAAATGGACTGGGTACGTGCATGTAAGGAAGACCGTTCAAGCCGCATAATGACTAAATCTGATTTTTCAGAAGCAGGACCTATGAATGAAATGGTAGTAATGGGTGTATTAGCTATTCGTTTGCAAGGTCTGAACAAGACTTTGGAATGGGATGGTGCTAATATGCGTTTCACTAACATCGGTGACACTGAAACAATCAGAACCGTTGTGAAAGATGGATTTAAAATTCATAATGGCCATCCTACTTTCGATAAAACTTGGACTGAACCGGTTAATGCGCAACAATTTGCAGCCGAATTGGTGAAACATAATTACCGTGACGGATGGAATTTGCCTGATATGCCGAGATAA
- a CDS encoding Gfo/Idh/MocA family protein — MKIKVGLIGFGRMGRFYLEEMQKSERWEVAYICDLNLDSREQAKRLSPRSKIVENEQEIFDDESVQVVGLFALADSRREQIERAIRSGKHIISEKPVADAIDKEWEVVDLAENHQCFSTVNLYLRNSWYHQAIKQFIDEGEIGELAILRICHMTPGLAPGEGHEYEGPAFHDCGMHYVDIARWYAGCEYKTWHAQGVNMWNYKEPWWIQCHGTFQNGIVFDITQGFVYGQLSKDQTHNSYVDIIGTKGIARMTHNFQMAKVDLHGVHQTLHIEKPFGGKNIDVLCDLFADSIETGIRNPQLPTMRDSAVASEYAWTFLQDAHKHDLPAIGELRTLDQIRERRRNMTNGYGLLQKNNPKPIINS; from the coding sequence ATGAAAATCAAAGTTGGTCTTATTGGCTTTGGCCGTATGGGACGATTTTATTTGGAAGAAATGCAAAAAAGCGAGCGTTGGGAGGTGGCATACATTTGCGACTTGAATCTTGATTCTCGCGAACAGGCAAAAAGATTATCGCCTAGGTCTAAAATAGTAGAGAACGAACAGGAAATTTTTGATGATGAAAGCGTACAAGTAGTCGGGCTATTTGCATTGGCAGATTCCCGTAGAGAACAGATAGAAAGAGCTATCCGTAGCGGGAAACACATTATATCCGAAAAACCTGTGGCAGATGCCATTGATAAGGAATGGGAAGTGGTGGATCTGGCGGAAAACCATCAGTGCTTTTCCACAGTCAATCTCTATCTTCGCAATTCATGGTATCATCAGGCTATCAAACAATTTATTGATGAGGGTGAAATAGGAGAACTTGCTATTCTCCGTATCTGCCATATGACCCCAGGGTTAGCTCCCGGTGAAGGACACGAGTATGAAGGTCCTGCATTTCATGATTGCGGTATGCATTATGTGGACATTGCCCGGTGGTATGCCGGATGTGAATATAAGACATGGCACGCTCAAGGTGTGAACATGTGGAACTACAAGGAGCCTTGGTGGATACAGTGCCACGGTACTTTCCAAAACGGGATTGTCTTCGACATAACGCAAGGGTTTGTGTACGGACAATTATCGAAAGATCAGACTCACAACTCATATGTAGATATCATCGGTACGAAGGGGATCGCCCGGATGACACATAATTTCCAGATGGCGAAAGTCGATCTTCACGGAGTACATCAGACGCTTCATATCGAGAAACCGTTTGGCGGTAAAAACATAGATGTTTTATGCGATTTATTTGCTGACTCCATAGAGACAGGGATCAGAAATCCGCAATTGCCCACGATGCGTGATTCGGCAGTTGCATCTGAATATGCTTGGACTTTCCTGCAGGATGCCCATAAGCACGACTTGCCGGCTATCGGAGAATTGCGGACACTTGATCAGATACGTGAACGAAGAAGAAATATGACAAATGGATATGGATTATTACAAAAAAATAATCCGAAGCCAATTATAAACTCTTAA
- a CDS encoding MraY family glycosyltransferase, translating into MYYLILIVLLFLAELFYFRVADKYNIIDRPNERSSHSRITLRGGGIIFYIGFLTFFLVSHFAYPWFMLALTLVTFISFTDDIRSISQSLRLGFHFSAMALMFYQWGLFTFPWWTVIVSLIVCTGIINAYNFMDGINGITGGYSLVVLVALGYINVEIVCFVEQSLILTLLCSVLVFNFFNFRKCAKCFAGDVGSVSMAFIILFLIGQLILTTGNFSWIILLVVYGVDSVLTIIHRLMLHENIGLPHRKHLYQIMANELKIPHIIVSLIYMLIQALVIVLYLLFLDFGYYYLVGIVIILSFAYILFMKQFFHLHHRMR; encoded by the coding sequence ATGTACTATTTAATATTGATCGTTCTGCTATTTCTGGCAGAACTTTTTTATTTCCGGGTGGCTGATAAATACAATATCATTGACAGGCCCAATGAACGCAGTTCACACAGCCGGATCACTTTACGCGGTGGTGGCATCATATTCTATATCGGATTCCTCACTTTCTTTCTGGTGAGTCATTTTGCATATCCATGGTTTATGTTGGCCTTGACGTTGGTCACATTCATTAGTTTTACGGATGATATCCGTTCCATCTCTCAAAGTTTGCGTCTGGGATTTCATTTCTCGGCCATGGCATTGATGTTTTACCAGTGGGGGTTGTTTACATTTCCTTGGTGGACAGTTATTGTGTCTTTGATTGTTTGTACGGGTATCATAAATGCTTATAATTTTATGGATGGCATAAACGGAATAACCGGGGGATATTCCTTGGTTGTACTCGTTGCGTTGGGCTATATAAATGTTGAAATTGTTTGTTTTGTTGAACAGAGTCTGATCTTAACACTCCTTTGTTCGGTATTGGTCTTTAACTTTTTTAATTTCCGTAAGTGTGCAAAATGCTTCGCAGGTGATGTTGGTTCGGTAAGTATGGCTTTTATAATTCTTTTCTTAATCGGTCAACTGATACTTACGACTGGAAATTTTAGTTGGATCATTCTTCTTGTGGTTTATGGAGTTGATAGTGTGTTGACAATTATTCACCGTTTGATGCTTCATGAAAACATCGGCTTGCCTCACAGGAAACATTTATATCAGATTATGGCAAACGAATTGAAAATCCCTCATATCATTGTGTCGCTCATATATATGTTGATTCAAGCTTTAGTAATTGTATTGTATCTGTTGTTTTTGGATTTCGGTTATTATTATTTGGTAGGGATTGTCATTATCTTAAGTTTTGCATATATACTATTTATGAAGCAATTTTTCCATTTGCATCATAGGATGAGGTGA
- a CDS encoding NAD-dependent epimerase/dehydratase family protein: protein MKLLFTGASGFLGTNVLPLLEKRYDVSTVGLSMQDNYRVNLAKAVPVLDGSYDVVFHAAGKAHFSPRTEEERKVFYDVNLQGTKNLCTALENGGIPESFIFISSVAVYGCDSGEKITENHSLNGTTPYALSKIMAEEYLKEWCRLHHVRLSIIRPSLIAGPCPPGNLGAMIQGIRRNRYLGIAGNNARKSVLMVQDIANLVPLLIKKEGVYNVCDSYSPTFGELEEVICRQMNRKRPLSVPFWLAKSFALVGDRLGCKAPINSLKLEKITTSLTFSNEKAMHELGWLPLNVLENFKID, encoded by the coding sequence ATGAAACTCCTTTTCACTGGCGCTTCCGGTTTTTTAGGGACGAATGTGCTTCCTCTGCTGGAGAAGCGTTATGATGTCTCCACGGTCGGCCTTTCAATGCAAGATAATTATAGGGTCAATTTGGCAAAGGCCGTGCCGGTTTTAGATGGATCGTATGATGTCGTATTTCATGCTGCGGGAAAAGCCCATTTTTCTCCCCGCACAGAAGAAGAACGGAAAGTTTTTTATGACGTGAACTTACAGGGTACGAAAAATTTATGTACCGCTTTGGAAAATGGTGGTATTCCTGAATCTTTTATTTTTATTAGCTCAGTTGCCGTCTATGGTTGTGACTCCGGTGAGAAGATAACGGAGAATCATTCTTTGAACGGAACTACCCCTTATGCATTGAGCAAAATCATGGCGGAGGAATATTTGAAGGAGTGGTGTAGATTGCATCACGTGAGGTTAAGTATTATCCGTCCTTCCCTGATAGCCGGACCTTGTCCACCGGGTAACTTGGGAGCCATGATTCAGGGTATCAGACGGAATCGCTACTTGGGCATAGCCGGTAATAATGCTCGTAAGAGTGTACTGATGGTACAGGATATTGCCAATCTTGTTCCTTTGTTGATAAAGAAAGAAGGGGTTTATAATGTCTGTGACAGTTATTCTCCGACCTTTGGGGAGTTGGAAGAGGTGATATGCAGACAGATGAATAGGAAGAGACCTTTATCTGTTCCTTTTTGGTTAGCCAAGAGTTTTGCATTGGTTGGTGATCGATTGGGTTGTAAAGCTCCAATCAACTCATTGAAATTGGAAAAGATTACTACTTCATTGACATTCAGTAATGAAAAGGCTATGCACGAACTTGGTTGGTTACCTCTGAATGTATTGGAAAATTTTAAGATAGATTGA
- a CDS encoding glycosyltransferase family 2 protein: protein MKFSLVTVTYNSVNTLRDTIQSVLLQSYPEIEYIVVDGLSTDGTIDVIKEYEPQFEGRMQWVSEKDEGLYDAMNKGFARATGDIVGIINSDDLLAKTTAIEEVVGCFENNENIDCVYADLYYVAQYDTSKIIRHWITGEKRSFSKGWHPAHPTFYVKREVYQKYGTFDLSFKFAADFELMLRLMEKDHIRTFYLPEPLVRMRLGGTTSKSLSNIKRGNMECLNAFRKNGIPVSMFYPLYRLLPKLIQFFQ from the coding sequence ATGAAATTTTCTCTTGTAACTGTTACTTATAATAGCGTTAATACGCTTCGTGATACTATTCAATCCGTTCTTTTACAATCCTATCCGGAAATAGAGTACATCGTTGTGGACGGCTTGTCAACCGATGGTACCATAGACGTTATTAAGGAATATGAACCCCAATTTGAGGGACGCATGCAATGGGTTAGTGAAAAGGACGAGGGATTGTATGATGCGATGAATAAAGGCTTCGCACGAGCAACGGGCGATATTGTCGGTATCATCAATTCGGATGACTTGCTGGCTAAAACGACTGCAATTGAAGAAGTGGTCGGTTGTTTTGAAAATAATGAAAATATAGATTGCGTATATGCCGATCTATATTACGTGGCCCAGTATGACACATCTAAAATCATTCGTCATTGGATCACCGGAGAAAAACGATCTTTTTCTAAAGGTTGGCATCCCGCCCATCCTACTTTTTATGTGAAGAGAGAAGTTTATCAGAAATATGGTACTTTCGATTTGTCATTTAAGTTTGCTGCGGATTTTGAATTGATGCTCCGTTTGATGGAAAAAGATCATATCAGAACTTTCTATTTGCCCGAACCTTTGGTGCGGATGCGTTTAGGAGGGACAACCAGCAAAAGCCTGTCTAATATAAAACGGGGGAACATGGAATGCCTGAATGCATTCCGGAAAAATGGTATTCCTGTCAGCATGTTTTATCCGTTGTATCGTTTGCTTCCTAAATTAATACAATTTTTTCAATAG
- a CDS encoding glycosyltransferase, translating into MPTLFQINAVCNSGSTGRIAEDIGKLVQKNGWQSYIAFGRWSNSSSSVLYKIGNRVDLLIHVLYTRLFDKHGFASKRSTRELVKVIERVRPDIIHLHNIHGYYLNMEILFDYLSSSGIQVVWTLHDCWAMTGHCVHFQDIGCEKWLKGCSNCPNKHGYPASLLKDRSKKNYLQKKELFTSARNLTVVSVCHWLDGVVGQSFLSSAKREVIVNGIDLDIFTPRVHREEMRVQMGLNSRFMILAVATGWNKTKGLDDILRLRELLSHQEVIVVVGLTKRQIKNLPSGIIGIEKTENVHQLADLYSMADVLINPTYQDTLPTVNMESLACGTPVVAYDTGGCKDIVDRDTGYIVERGDLNSMLVSITRIRHKGKSHYEAACRQRAVDCFDRAERYLDYLKLYDRLL; encoded by the coding sequence ATGCCAACACTTTTTCAAATTAATGCAGTCTGTAATTCCGGTTCAACAGGAAGGATTGCAGAAGATATCGGTAAACTGGTTCAGAAAAACGGTTGGCAAAGCTATATTGCATTTGGAAGGTGGTCCAATTCGAGTTCGTCCGTTCTTTATAAGATAGGGAACCGTGTCGACCTTTTGATACACGTACTATATACCAGATTATTCGATAAACATGGTTTTGCCTCGAAAAGAAGCACTCGGGAATTGGTAAAAGTCATTGAACGGGTCAGGCCTGACATCATTCATTTGCACAACATCCATGGATATTATTTGAACATGGAAATATTGTTCGATTACCTTTCATCGAGTGGTATTCAGGTTGTATGGACGTTGCATGACTGTTGGGCAATGACGGGACATTGTGTGCATTTTCAGGATATCGGATGCGAAAAGTGGCTTAAGGGATGTAGTAATTGTCCTAATAAACATGGATATCCTGCGAGTTTATTGAAGGATCGTTCCAAGAAAAACTACCTGCAAAAGAAGGAACTGTTTACATCTGCCCGAAATCTGACTGTCGTCTCTGTTTGCCATTGGTTGGACGGTGTTGTCGGTCAATCCTTTTTAAGTTCCGCTAAGCGTGAGGTGATTGTGAATGGCATTGACCTGGACATTTTTACACCTCGTGTCCATCGCGAAGAGATGCGTGTTCAAATGGGGTTGAACTCACGTTTTATGATACTGGCTGTGGCAACAGGATGGAATAAGACCAAAGGTCTGGATGACATTCTTAGACTTCGTGAACTGTTATCTCACCAAGAGGTCATTGTGGTGGTCGGTTTAACCAAACGGCAGATAAAGAATCTCCCTTCTGGCATCATTGGCATTGAAAAGACAGAAAACGTACACCAGTTGGCCGATTTGTATTCCATGGCGGATGTTTTGATAAATCCAACTTACCAGGATACCTTACCCACGGTGAATATGGAATCATTGGCTTGTGGGACTCCGGTTGTCGCATATGATACGGGAGGTTGTAAGGACATTGTTGACCGGGACACCGGATATATAGTGGAAAGAGGGGATCTAAATTCCATGTTGGTTTCTATCACCCGGATCAGGCATAAAGGCAAATCACACTATGAAGCTGCTTGTAGACAACGTGCCGTGGACTGTTTTGACAGGGCGGAAAGATATCTGGACTATTTAAAGCTTTATGACCGCCTTCTATAA
- a CDS encoding polysaccharide deacetylase family protein translates to MWGRKIARGLILDVLGSFAEPQAGIHILNGHRIALKNPCEEIFHSQLRKLEKLVRFIRFEDAVELIISKVVVSEPLVAFSFDDGFEECHSMIAPVLEDFNINAAFFINPNFVSGNREYIDYFTNNVVKTPGKLPMSWEQIKDLHNRGHVIGAHTLDHYNINDDNIEELEHQIGECRTVVEQHIGVPCDYFAFPFGRLEHANSHSIDIAVRHYPYVFSQSDYKNYFSFGGRVINRRHFEPDWPIIHLNYFLNTEKKY, encoded by the coding sequence ATGTGGGGTAGGAAAATAGCCAGAGGGCTGATTTTAGATGTTTTGGGATCGTTTGCAGAACCGCAGGCGGGGATACATATATTAAACGGACATAGGATCGCTTTAAAAAATCCTTGTGAAGAGATATTCCATTCACAGTTACGGAAGTTAGAAAAATTAGTCCGGTTTATTCGTTTTGAAGACGCTGTGGAACTCATTATTTCCAAGGTAGTAGTTTCTGAACCTTTGGTTGCATTTAGTTTTGATGATGGTTTCGAAGAATGTCATAGTATGATTGCACCTGTACTAGAAGATTTTAATATCAATGCTGCGTTTTTTATAAATCCAAATTTTGTATCCGGCAACAGGGAATATATAGATTATTTTACAAACAATGTTGTGAAGACTCCGGGGAAATTACCAATGAGTTGGGAACAAATAAAAGATTTGCATAACAGAGGACATGTAATCGGTGCCCATACACTTGATCATTACAATATTAATGATGACAATATTGAGGAATTGGAACATCAGATAGGAGAGTGTCGCACGGTTGTTGAACAGCACATTGGCGTTCCTTGTGATTATTTTGCTTTTCCTTTTGGGAGATTGGAACATGCTAATTCACATTCGATAGATATTGCTGTCAGGCACTATCCATACGTGTTTAGCCAATCCGATTATAAGAATTATTTTTCGTTTGGTGGACGTGTGATTAATCGTCGTCATTTTGAACCGGATTGGCCTATAATCCATTTGAACTACTTTCTAAATACCGAAAAGAAGTATTAA
- a CDS encoding polysaccharide pyruvyl transferase family protein, with translation MVKIAIIGWYGTETIGDRAILAGIFSILNRAYGVYEVKLGSIYPFFTERTLLEDSEFYRKCANNGIGELNLFDSQNPEAMDDVIEWCDILVMGGGPLMGMWSLYMIEYAFSKAKRLRKRTLILGCGVGPMITKRYERSLVHIIEKADVTIFRDEISTGEYRRIAGKHSKEVLSSIDPAVFAAQRYKSLHAIPERRKEDIVACVRDFPMEYRINDEINGKEINEKVFQILRNRKVKSEKRLLFLPMHYFAIGGDDRRWMNKLKYRIDDEGVAVQNTPLSLEGTLRILAESSECVGMRFHSIVLQTILNGNNIVLNYTHPDKGKIVGFLRQIGAYDFYRDSFINLQVNEEVSHLCPASGFKVKDGLISEFENIYLAALSKLF, from the coding sequence ATGGTTAAGATAGCTATCATTGGCTGGTATGGTACTGAAACTATCGGGGACAGGGCTATATTAGCAGGGATTTTTTCAATCCTAAATAGAGCTTATGGAGTCTATGAAGTGAAGTTAGGGAGTATTTATCCCTTTTTTACGGAGAGGACACTCTTGGAAGATTCAGAATTCTATAGGAAATGTGCAAATAACGGTATAGGGGAGTTGAATTTATTCGATTCTCAAAATCCCGAAGCAATGGACGATGTAATAGAATGGTGTGATATTTTGGTAATGGGCGGTGGTCCGTTAATGGGGATGTGGAGTTTGTATATGATAGAATATGCTTTTTCAAAAGCTAAAAGACTTCGAAAGCGTACGCTGATTTTGGGTTGTGGAGTAGGACCGATGATTACCAAACGGTATGAACGGAGCTTGGTTCATATCATTGAGAAAGCGGATGTTACCATTTTCCGGGATGAGATCTCCACTGGGGAATACAGGCGTATAGCCGGTAAACATTCCAAAGAGGTACTCTCATCAATAGATCCGGCTGTTTTTGCAGCACAACGATATAAATCTTTGCATGCTATTCCTGAGAGAAGGAAAGAGGATATAGTTGCCTGTGTACGTGATTTTCCTATGGAATATAGGATTAATGATGAAATTAATGGTAAGGAAATCAATGAAAAAGTATTTCAGATATTACGAAATCGAAAAGTGAAAAGTGAAAAAAGGCTTCTCTTTCTTCCTATGCATTATTTTGCTATTGGCGGGGATGACCGAAGATGGATGAATAAACTGAAATATAGAATTGATGATGAGGGTGTGGCAGTCCAGAATACCCCATTGAGTTTGGAAGGGACATTGCGGATTTTGGCTGAAAGTAGCGAGTGTGTGGGTATGAGATTTCATTCCATTGTGTTGCAGACGATTTTGAATGGAAATAATATCGTTTTAAATTATACGCATCCTGATAAGGGTAAAATAGTGGGCTTTCTAAGACAGATCGGAGCTTATGACTTTTACCGGGATAGTTTTATAAACTTGCAGGTCAATGAAGAAGTGTCTCATTTATGTCCGGCTTCAGGTTTTAAAGTAAAGGATGGTTTGATATCCGAGTTTGAGAATATCTATTTGGCAGCATTGTCGAAATTATTTTAA
- a CDS encoding radical SAM protein — translation MKNAVVFALNYLRMTAFKKRIKPRVLQMPVTSRCNSRCITCNIWKDQSNPVELNPSDLKKALEDSFFNQVRLVGLNGGEPSTYKKTGELMDALLVLKKLNRVHVISNGIIASRLLPMMEIIRSKCKSRGILVYLTISIDGVGEVHNKVRGIPKVFNKTVETIKLIKAEQSKYCDVLDIGTTLSNENIAYVSEIEYFNTSLGIPAYYHPAVPNKRLHNFDGKQDFDIMHSRWSRLLATEYFYGKFKEGRGMKTRLRAFLTYYYLKNGGKGRLAGCNYLRGDVTITENLDLCLCATASDKVGNLREKTATELWKSGLLRQQEKKLEKNCDTCVHYIVLPSVKGLILFIAELLKPSVWIKYKIKALWLR, via the coding sequence ATGAAAAATGCTGTTGTATTTGCACTCAATTATCTGAGGATGACTGCGTTTAAAAAACGTATAAAACCACGGGTGTTACAGATGCCTGTGACGAGTCGTTGTAACTCACGTTGTATAACTTGCAATATTTGGAAAGATCAGAGTAATCCTGTTGAACTGAACCCTAGTGATTTGAAGAAAGCGTTGGAAGATTCTTTTTTTAATCAGGTTCGGTTAGTGGGACTGAATGGTGGAGAACCATCGACTTATAAGAAAACGGGGGAGTTGATGGATGCATTATTGGTATTGAAGAAGTTAAACCGTGTCCATGTGATATCCAATGGAATTATAGCGTCTCGTCTTCTGCCGATGATGGAGATTATAAGATCTAAATGTAAGTCCCGGGGGATTTTAGTTTATCTGACAATTTCGATAGATGGAGTGGGGGAAGTACATAATAAGGTAAGAGGGATTCCGAAAGTTTTTAATAAAACGGTGGAAACGATAAAATTAATAAAAGCCGAACAGTCAAAATATTGTGATGTACTCGATATAGGGACCACTCTTTCTAATGAAAATATAGCCTACGTCAGTGAAATTGAATATTTCAATACTTCGTTAGGAATTCCAGCTTATTATCATCCAGCAGTTCCCAATAAGCGTTTACATAATTTTGACGGAAAGCAGGATTTCGATATTATGCATTCTAGGTGGTCGCGCCTGTTGGCAACTGAATATTTCTACGGAAAGTTTAAAGAAGGCAGAGGAATGAAAACAAGGCTACGTGCATTTCTTACTTACTATTATCTGAAAAATGGTGGAAAGGGACGTTTGGCAGGATGCAATTATCTGAGAGGCGATGTTACCATAACGGAGAATCTTGACCTTTGCTTATGTGCGACAGCGAGTGACAAGGTGGGAAATTTGAGAGAGAAGACAGCAACAGAATTGTGGAAAAGCGGATTGCTGCGGCAGCAGGAGAAGAAACTTGAAAAGAATTGTGACACTTGTGTCCATTATATTGTGTTGCCCAGCGTGAAAGGACTTATTCTTTTTATTGCAGAACTGCTGAAACCTTCGGTTTGGATCAAATATAAAATCAAAGCATTATGGTTAAGATAG